One Epinephelus moara isolate mb chromosome 20, YSFRI_EMoa_1.0, whole genome shotgun sequence genomic window carries:
- the lingo1a gene encoding leucine-rich repeat and immunoglobulin-like domain-containing nogo receptor-interacting protein 1 — protein sequence MAAGEATGHSYLVACWQPILILMLGTVLSGSTTGCPSRCECNVQERSVMCHRKKLITVPEGIPAETRLLDLSKNRIRTINPDEFATFPNLEHLELSENTISTIEPGAFNNLYGLRTLGLRSNKLKLIQLGVFTGLSNLTQLDISENKIVILLDYMFQDLYNLRSLEVGDNDLVFISHRAFHGLSSLEHLSLEKCNLSSVPTEAFTHLHSLITLRLRLLNINVIRDYSFKRLYRLKVLEIANWPYLDTMTPNCLYGLNLTSLTIANANLTTIPYVALRHLVYLRFLNLSYNPIHTIEGNKLHDLLRLQEFHLVGGRLAMIEPYSFRGLNYLKILNVSGNSLSTLEESAFHSVGNLETLALYDNPLACDCRLLWVFRRRWRLNFNRQQPTCASPEFVQGKEFKDFPDVLQPNYFTCRKSRIRDRKPQQKFVDEGAIVHFACQADGDPAPVIMWLSPQKKFITTKTIGRLSVLPDGTLEVRYAQIQDNGTYVCIASNAGGNDTSLAHLHIHSYSPDWPHQPNKTFAFISNQPTETGANGTRANAPFPFDIKTLIIATTMGFISFLGVVLFCLVLLFLWSRGKGNTKHNIEIEYVPRKSDAGMSSSTVDAPRKFNMKMI from the coding sequence ATGGCGGCCGGGGAAGCGACTGGGCACAGCTACCTGGTGGCTTGCTGGCAGCCCATTCTGATCCTGATGCTGGGCACCGTGCTGTCTGGCTCCACTACAGGCTGTCCATCCCGCTGTGAGTGCAATGTTCAAGAGCGCTCTGTGATGTGCCACCGCAAGAAGCTCATTACAGTTCCCGAGGGCATTCCTGCAGAAACGAGACTGCTTGACCTCAGCAAGAACCGCATCAGAACCATCAACCCAGACGAGTTTGCCACCTTTCCCAACCTGGAACACCTGGAGCTCAGTGAAAACACGATCTCCACTATAGAACCCGGAGCGTTCAACAACCTTTATGGCTTGCGGACATTGGGGTTGCGTAGCAACAAGCTCAAGTTGATCCAGCTCGGCGTTTTCACAGGCCTGAGCAATCTCACGCAGCTGGACATAAGTGAGAACAAGATCGTCATCCTGTTGGACTACATGTTCCAGGATTTGTACAACCTGCGGTCTTTAGAGGTGGGTGATAACGACCTGGTTTTTATCTCCCACCGGGCTTTTCATGGCCTGAGTAGCCTTGAGCACCTGAGTCTGGAGAAGTGCAACTTGTCCTCTGTGCCAACAGAGGCTTTCACCCACCTTCACAGTCTGATCACGCTCAGGCTGCGCCTCCTCAATATCAATGTCATACGGGATTACTCCTTCAAACGGCTGTATCGGCTCAAAGTGTTGGAAATAGCCAATTGGCCATATCTGGATACGATGACCCCAAATTGCTTGTATGGATTAAATCTCACCTCCCTGACCATCGCAAATGCCAACCTGACCACAATTCCCTATGTAGCCCTGCGGCACTTGGTTTATTTGCGCTTTCTTAATCTTTCATATAACCCGATCCACACCATCGAGGGGAATAAGCTCCATGATCTTCTGCGTCTGCAGGAATTTCACCTGGTAGGAGGCAGACTGGCAATGATTGAGCCCTACTCTTTCCGTGGTCTGAACTACCTGAAGATTCTAAACGTGTCTGGAAACTCTCTTAGCACTTTAGAGGAGTCGGCTTTCCATTCAGTTGGCAACCTGGAAACCCTTGCCTTGTATGATAATCCCCTGGCCTGTGACTGCCGACTGTTATGGGTTTTCCGCCGACGCTGGAGACTGAACTTCAACAGGCAGCAGCCCACCTGTGCCTCCCCTGAGTTTGTCCAAGGCAAAGAATTCAAAGACTTCCCGGATGTTCTGCAGCCCAACTACTTCACGTGTCGCAAGTCAAGGATTAGGGATCGCAAGCCCCAGCAGAAATTTGTTGATGAGGGAGCCATTGTTCATTTTGCTTGCCAAGCAGATGGAGATCCTGCTCCAGTGATAATGTGGCTCTCCCCACAGAAAAAGTTTATCACCACCAAGACAATTGGAAGGCTCTCTGTGTTGCCAGACGGCACCCTTGAGGTTCGCTATGCCCAGATTCAAGACAATGGTACATATGTGTGTATAGCAAGCAACGCGGGCGGAAATGACACCTCTCTTGCTCACCTGCACATTCATAGCTACTCGCCTGACTGGCCACACCAGCCCAACAAGACTTTTGCCTTCATCTCCAACCAGCCCACAGAAACTGGTGCTAACGGTACAAGAGCCAACGCCCCTTTCCCCTTTGATATAAAGACGTTGATCATCGCCACCACAATGGGCTTCATCTCTTTTCTCGGTGTCGTCTTGTTTTGCTTGGTACTGCTCTTCCTTTGGAGCAGAGGTAAAGGCAACACCAAGCACAACATCGAGATCGAGTACGTGCCACGGAAATCGGACGCTGGCATGAGCAGCAGCACGGTGGATGCTCCTCGCAAGTTTAACATGAAAATGATTTAA